A part of Aegilops tauschii subsp. strangulata cultivar AL8/78 chromosome 2, Aet v6.0, whole genome shotgun sequence genomic DNA contains:
- the LOC141041089 gene encoding uncharacterized protein → MAVPHYTYLKMKMPGTKGIITINGDYEKSSACAAASIRLAESLVIVAEKKLLDRVVAMAGKQPNLSPEPKESETEGSFKPAKETKKIPLDPERHIVIGANLDSN, encoded by the coding sequence atggcggtgcctCATTAcacctacctcaagatgaagatgccaggaaCCAAGGGCATTATCACGATCAATGGGGACTATGagaagtcgtccgcctgtgcTGCAGCAAGCatccggctggccgagtccctcgtgattgtgGCTGAGAAGAAGCTCCTCGACCGggtggtggccatggccggcaagcagccgaacCTGTCACCAGAGCCCAAAGAGTCAGAAACTGAGGGCTCCTTCAAGCCagccaaagaaacaaagaagatccccttggacccAGAGAGGCACATTGTCATAGGTGCCAACCTTGATAGCAACTAG